A single Streptomyces sp. Edi2 DNA region contains:
- the rpsA gene encoding 30S ribosomal protein S1 codes for MTSSTETTATTPQVAVNDIGNEEAFLAAIDETIKYFNDGDIVDGVIVKVDRDEVLLDIGYKTEGVIPSRELSIKHDVDPNEVVAVGDEIEALVLQKEDKEGRLILSKKRAQYERAWGTIEKIKEEDGIVTGTVIEVVKGGLILDIGLRGFLPASLVEMRRVRDLQPYVGKELEAKIIELDKNRNNVVLSRRAWLEQTQSEVRQTFLTTLQKGQVRSGVVSSIVNFGAFVDLGGVDGLVHVSELSWKHIDHPSEVVEVGQEVTVEVLDVDMDRERVSLSLKATQEDPWQQFARTHQIGQVVPGKVTKLVPFGAFVRVDEGIEGLVHISELAERHVEIPEQVVQVNDEIFVKVIDIDLERRRISLSLKQANEAFGADPSTVEFDPTLYGMAASYDDQGNYIYPEGFDPETNDWLEGFESQREVWENQYAEAQTRFEQHQAQVIKSREADEQAAAEGAAAPAAQSGGQAGGGNAGGGGGSYSSESADNSGALASDEALAALREKLAGGQS; via the coding sequence ATGACGAGCAGCACCGAGACCACCGCCACCACCCCGCAGGTTGCGGTCAACGACATCGGTAACGAGGAAGCCTTCCTCGCCGCGATCGACGAGACGATCAAGTACTTCAACGACGGCGACATCGTCGACGGCGTCATCGTGAAGGTCGACCGGGACGAGGTCCTGCTCGACATCGGTTACAAGACCGAAGGTGTGATCCCGAGCCGCGAGCTCTCGATCAAGCACGATGTCGACCCCAACGAGGTCGTTGCCGTCGGCGACGAGATCGAGGCCCTGGTCCTCCAGAAGGAGGACAAGGAAGGCCGCCTGATCCTCTCGAAGAAGCGTGCCCAGTACGAGCGCGCCTGGGGCACCATCGAGAAGATCAAGGAAGAGGACGGGATCGTCACCGGTACCGTCATCGAGGTCGTCAAGGGTGGTCTCATCCTCGACATCGGCCTCCGTGGCTTCCTCCCGGCCTCCCTGGTCGAGATGCGCCGCGTCCGCGACCTCCAGCCCTACGTGGGCAAGGAGCTCGAGGCCAAGATCATCGAGCTGGACAAGAACCGCAACAACGTGGTCCTGTCCCGCCGTGCCTGGCTGGAGCAGACCCAGAGCGAGGTCCGCCAGACCTTCCTCACCACCCTCCAGAAGGGTCAGGTGCGCTCCGGCGTCGTCTCCTCCATCGTCAACTTCGGTGCCTTCGTGGACCTGGGCGGCGTCGACGGTCTCGTCCACGTCTCCGAGCTGTCCTGGAAGCACATCGACCACCCGTCCGAGGTCGTCGAGGTCGGCCAGGAGGTCACGGTCGAGGTCCTGGACGTCGACATGGACCGCGAGCGCGTGTCCCTGTCGCTCAAGGCGACCCAGGAAGACCCGTGGCAGCAGTTCGCCCGGACCCACCAGATCGGTCAGGTCGTCCCGGGTAAGGTCACCAAGCTCGTTCCGTTCGGTGCGTTCGTGCGCGTCGACGAGGGCATCGAGGGCCTGGTCCACATCTCCGAGCTGGCCGAGCGCCACGTCGAGATCCCGGAGCAGGTTGTCCAGGTCAACGACGAGATCTTCGTCAAGGTCATCGACATCGACCTCGAGCGTCGCCGGATCTCGCTGTCGCTGAAGCAGGCCAACGAGGCCTTCGGTGCCGACCCGTCGACGGTCGAGTTCGACCCGACCCTGTACGGCATGGCCGCGTCCTACGACGACCAGGGCAACTACATCTACCCCGAGGGCTTCGACCCCGAGACCAACGACTGGCTCGAGGGCTTCGAGAGCCAGCGCGAGGTGTGGGAGAACCAGTACGCCGAGGCGCAGACGCGCTTCGAGCAGCACCAGGCTCAGGTCATCAAGTCCCGCGAGGCCGACGAGCAGGCTGCGGCCGAGGGCGCTGCGGCGCCGGCGGCGCAGAGTGGCGGCCAGGCCGGCGGCGGCAACGCCGGTGGCGGCGGCGGCTCCTACTCCTCGGAGTCGGCGGACAACTCCGGCGCCCTGGCGTCGGACGAGGCCCTTGCCGCGCTCCGCGAGAAGCTGGCCGGCGGCCAGAGCTGA
- a CDS encoding class I SAM-dependent methyltransferase, whose product MNQDHEPEATRRDASDTESSRANRGWWDSNADEYQSEHGAFLGDDRFIWGPEGLDEADAALLGPAAELKGRRVLEIGAGAAQCSRWLAAQGALPVALDISHRQLQHALRIAGGPGEDALGLVEADAGALPFRDGGFDLACSAYGALPFVADPVRVLREVRRVLRPGGRFVFSVSHPIRWAFPDEPGPEGLSVGASYFDRTPYVEQDESGRALYVEHHRTLGDRVRDVVAAGFRLEDLVEPEWPEWNTQEWGGWSPLRGHLIPGTAIFVCSAAGS is encoded by the coding sequence ATGAACCAAGACCACGAGCCGGAGGCGACTCGCCGTGACGCCTCGGACACCGAAAGCAGCCGGGCCAACCGGGGCTGGTGGGACAGCAACGCGGACGAGTACCAGAGCGAGCACGGTGCCTTCCTCGGGGACGACCGGTTCATCTGGGGCCCCGAGGGGCTGGACGAGGCGGACGCCGCGCTGCTCGGGCCGGCGGCCGAACTGAAGGGGCGCCGGGTCCTGGAGATCGGAGCCGGTGCGGCGCAGTGTTCCCGCTGGCTGGCGGCGCAGGGCGCGCTCCCGGTGGCGCTCGACATCTCGCACCGGCAGCTGCAGCACGCCCTGCGGATCGCCGGCGGACCGGGCGAGGACGCCCTCGGTCTGGTCGAGGCGGATGCCGGGGCGCTGCCGTTCCGCGACGGCGGTTTCGACCTCGCCTGTTCCGCGTACGGCGCGCTGCCGTTCGTCGCCGATCCGGTGCGGGTGCTGCGCGAGGTGCGCCGGGTTCTGCGGCCGGGCGGCCGGTTCGTCTTCTCCGTCTCGCACCCGATCCGCTGGGCCTTCCCCGACGAGCCGGGGCCCGAGGGCCTGTCGGTGGGGGCCTCCTACTTCGACCGCACGCCGTACGTCGAGCAGGACGAGTCCGGCCGGGCCTTGTACGTCGAGCACCACCGGACGCTGGGCGACCGGGTACGGGACGTGGTGGCGGCCGGATTCCGGCTGGAGGATCTCGTCGAGCCGGAATGGCCCGAATGGAACACCCAGGAGTGGGGCGGATGGTCCCCGCTGCGCGGGCATCTGATCCCCGGGACGGCGATCTTCGTGTGCTCGGCGGCGGGTTCTTAG
- a CDS encoding ATP-dependent helicase C-terminal domain-containing protein yields MIRRDALDQLPVRTALPALRAALEGPGAAVLCAPPGTGKTTLVPLELAGLTGEGPERRVLVAEPRRIAARAAARRMAWLLGEKTGDRVGFTVRGERRAGPRTTVEVVTTGVLLQRLQRDPELAGVDVVVLDECHERHLDADTSAAFLLDVRETLRPELRLVAASATTDAGGWARLLGGSEGPAPVVEAAGVSHPVGAVWAPPERPVRPAHGMRVDPALLAHVAAVVRRALREQTGDVLCFLPGVGEIGRVAGELAGVDAEVLQVHGRAPAEVQDAVLVGGGGLRRVVLATSVAESSLTVPGVRVVVDSGLARVPRTDHARGLSALTTVRASRAAGRQRAGRAGREAPGVVYRCWSEGEDGRLPAFPDPEIKVADLTAFALQAACWGDPTAGGLALLDAPPAGALAAAREVLTAIGAVDGTGRATARGVRMARLGLHPRLARALLDGAPEVGVRRAAEVVALLSEEPPRAYGDDLAAAWRTARRGGDAYAARWRQEARRLASAAGEPRAGSGADAHTGPGSDSDAHTGSGSDSDTHAGSGSDSDTHAGFEAGANVGSGGGTDGGSPAGGSGRGRGGTGRGERSGSARGRGTAQGGEDRAGTDDRPGSNDRPGSNGRAAAAAGSRRAGAGSGVAAVTDDAVAGLLAALAFPERVARARGGGSYLMASGTGAELAGAGAGPGAQAGRGHRAGPSDGGGSRLRDAGWLAVAVADRPVTAVSARVRLAAVIDEETACAAARALYSSGEEVRWADGDVVARSVTRLGAIELASRPLTAPDPGLLREAVVSGLRREGFGLLRWPPGAASLRQRLAFLHRELGAPWPDVSDAALLERVEEWLGVELGRARRRADLARVDAGQALARLLPWATGDAARFDELAPERIEVPSGSRVRVDYEGEQPVLAVKLQELFGLQESPRVAGGRVPVLVHLLSPAGRPAAVTADLASFWRDGYRSVRAELRGRYPKHPWPEDPSAAQPTRHTSARLKRG; encoded by the coding sequence GTGATCCGTCGTGACGCCCTTGACCAGCTGCCCGTGCGTACCGCGCTGCCCGCGCTGCGCGCTGCCCTCGAAGGGCCCGGTGCCGCGGTGCTGTGCGCGCCGCCGGGCACCGGCAAGACGACGCTGGTGCCGCTGGAGCTGGCGGGCCTGACCGGCGAGGGGCCGGAGCGGCGGGTGCTGGTCGCCGAGCCGCGGCGGATCGCGGCCCGTGCGGCCGCGCGGCGGATGGCCTGGCTGCTGGGCGAGAAGACCGGTGACCGGGTCGGGTTCACGGTGCGCGGGGAGCGCCGGGCGGGGCCCCGTACCACCGTGGAGGTGGTGACGACCGGCGTGCTGCTGCAGCGGCTGCAGCGCGATCCGGAGCTGGCGGGCGTCGATGTGGTGGTCCTCGACGAGTGTCATGAGCGGCATCTCGACGCCGATACCTCCGCGGCGTTCCTCCTGGACGTGCGGGAGACCTTGCGGCCCGAGCTGCGGCTGGTGGCGGCGTCGGCCACTACGGATGCCGGGGGCTGGGCGCGGCTGCTGGGCGGCTCGGAGGGCCCGGCGCCGGTGGTCGAGGCGGCAGGTGTGTCGCATCCGGTGGGGGCCGTGTGGGCGCCGCCGGAGCGGCCGGTGCGGCCGGCCCACGGGATGCGCGTCGATCCGGCGCTGCTGGCGCATGTGGCGGCGGTGGTGCGGCGGGCGTTGCGCGAGCAGACGGGTGATGTGCTGTGTTTCCTCCCCGGTGTCGGGGAGATCGGGCGGGTCGCCGGGGAACTGGCCGGGGTGGACGCCGAGGTGCTGCAGGTGCACGGGCGGGCCCCGGCCGAGGTGCAGGACGCCGTACTGGTGGGCGGGGGCGGCCTGCGCAGGGTGGTGCTGGCGACCTCGGTGGCGGAGTCCAGCCTGACCGTGCCGGGCGTGCGGGTGGTGGTGGACAGCGGGCTGGCGCGGGTGCCGCGGACGGATCATGCGCGGGGGCTCAGTGCACTCACGACCGTGCGGGCTTCGCGGGCCGCGGGGCGGCAGCGCGCCGGCCGGGCGGGGCGTGAGGCGCCGGGGGTGGTGTACCGCTGCTGGTCGGAGGGTGAGGACGGGCGGCTGCCGGCGTTCCCCGATCCGGAGATCAAGGTCGCCGATCTGACCGCGTTCGCCCTGCAGGCGGCCTGCTGGGGCGATCCGACGGCCGGTGGTCTCGCCCTGCTCGACGCGCCGCCGGCTGGTGCGCTGGCCGCGGCGCGGGAGGTGCTGACGGCGATCGGCGCGGTGGACGGGACCGGCCGGGCAACGGCGCGGGGCGTACGGATGGCGCGGCTCGGGCTGCACCCCCGGCTGGCGCGCGCCCTGCTGGACGGCGCACCGGAGGTCGGCGTGCGCCGCGCCGCGGAGGTGGTCGCCCTGCTGAGCGAGGAACCGCCGCGGGCGTACGGGGACGATCTGGCGGCCGCGTGGCGCACCGCGCGGCGGGGCGGCGATGCGTACGCGGCGCGGTGGCGGCAGGAGGCGCGGCGTCTGGCATCGGCGGCCGGCGAGCCGCGGGCCGGGTCAGGCGCGGACGCGCACACGGGGCCCGGGTCGGACTCGGACGCCCACACGGGATCCGGGTCGGACTCGGATACCCACGCGGGATCCGGGTCGGACTCGGATACCCACGCGGGATTCGAGGCGGGCGCGAACGTCGGGTCGGGTGGCGGTACCGATGGCGGGTCCCCCGCGGGCGGGAGCGGCCGGGGCCGGGGCGGGACCGGCCGGGGCGAGCGCTCAGGTTCCGCACGAGGCCGGGGCACCGCCCAGGGCGGGGAAGACCGGGCCGGCACAGACGACAGGCCAGGCTCGAACGACAGGCCAGGCTCGAACGGCCGGGCGGCTGCAGCCGCCGGCAGCCGTCGTGCGGGAGCCGGGAGCGGCGTGGCAGCGGTCACCGACGACGCGGTCGCCGGCCTCCTTGCCGCGTTGGCCTTCCCGGAGCGGGTGGCACGCGCCCGCGGGGGCGGGAGTTACCTCATGGCGTCGGGGACCGGGGCCGAGTTGGCGGGGGCAGGGGCGGGTCCGGGGGCGCAGGCCGGACGAGGGCACCGCGCGGGGCCTTCGGACGGCGGCGGGTCGCGGCTGCGGGATGCGGGGTGGCTGGCGGTTGCGGTGGCGGACCGGCCGGTGACGGCGGTGTCGGCGCGGGTGCGGCTCGCAGCGGTGATCGATGAGGAGACGGCGTGTGCCGCGGCGCGGGCGCTCTACTCCTCGGGTGAGGAGGTGCGCTGGGCGGACGGTGACGTGGTGGCCAGGAGCGTGACCCGGCTGGGGGCGATCGAGCTGGCGTCCCGGCCGCTGACCGCGCCCGACCCCGGTCTGCTGCGGGAGGCGGTGGTCTCGGGCCTGCGGCGGGAGGGGTTCGGTCTGCTGCGGTGGCCGCCCGGGGCGGCGTCGCTGCGGCAGCGGCTGGCGTTTCTGCACCGGGAGCTGGGCGCGCCGTGGCCCGATGTGTCGGACGCGGCGCTGCTGGAGCGCGTCGAGGAGTGGCTGGGGGTGGAGCTCGGCCGGGCGCGGCGGCGGGCCGACCTGGCTCGGGTCGATGCGGGGCAGGCGCTGGCCCGGCTGCTGCCCTGGGCGACCGGCGACGCGGCACGCTTCGACGAGCTGGCACCGGAGCGCATCGAGGTGCCGAGTGGTTCGCGGGTGCGGGTGGATTACGAGGGTGAGCAGCCCGTACTGGCCGTCAAACTCCAGGAGTTGTTCGGCCTGCAGGAGTCGCCACGGGTGGCCGGCGGGCGGGTTCCCGTGCTGGTACATCTGCTGTCCCCCGCGGGGCGTCCGGCTGCCGTCACGGCGGATCTCGCCTCGTTCTGGCGGGACGGATACCGGTCCGTACGCGCGGAGTTGCGCGGGCGTTACCCCAAGCATCCCTGGCCGGAGGACCCTTCGGCGGCCCAGCCGACCCGGCACACCTCGGCGCGGCTCAAGCGGGGCTGA
- a CDS encoding DUF3068 domain-containing protein translates to MRRPASLVLLALAVFFTALSPLMRWYAFPRLAKIPPGQYQGMVLEARPATLLNYGTMKAERVPEVTIVQTLKGDVAASERIEQSAGRDVVVWDALSYVVGPDGKMVSEIPERYLFDAHSQEPVHATGEMVDGDPVRREGIEYKWPFLTEKRDYAYFDAQTRTSAPIHYRGTRTFHGLEVYYFEQTVPWTKVALPKKMPVKGITPRSVEKMGTTRWYTTKRMFWVEPVTGAPVNGQEIHQEELRGGQLLPGGGKVTAFAGHVKMRGDYIDSTVALVTSQRTLVLLLTRYLPWGFLVLGAALLALSLHLEARGRRPRTPAGKAPAPAPPSSGDGVVSAGP, encoded by the coding sequence ATGCGCCGCCCGGCGAGCCTGGTGCTGCTCGCCCTCGCCGTCTTCTTCACCGCCCTGTCCCCGCTGATGCGGTGGTACGCCTTTCCGCGGCTCGCCAAGATCCCGCCCGGCCAGTACCAGGGCATGGTCCTGGAGGCCAGGCCCGCCACCCTCCTCAACTACGGGACGATGAAGGCCGAGCGCGTCCCCGAGGTCACCATCGTGCAGACCCTCAAGGGCGATGTCGCCGCGTCCGAGCGCATCGAGCAGTCCGCCGGCCGCGATGTCGTCGTCTGGGACGCGCTGTCCTACGTCGTGGGTCCCGACGGCAAGATGGTCTCCGAAATCCCCGAGCGCTACCTGTTCGACGCACACTCCCAGGAACCCGTGCACGCCACCGGCGAGATGGTCGACGGCGACCCGGTGCGCCGCGAGGGCATCGAGTACAAGTGGCCGTTCCTCACCGAGAAGCGCGACTACGCCTACTTCGACGCCCAGACCCGCACCTCGGCCCCCATCCACTACAGGGGCACCCGCACCTTCCACGGCCTGGAGGTCTACTACTTCGAGCAGACCGTCCCCTGGACCAAGGTCGCTCTCCCCAAGAAGATGCCGGTCAAGGGCATCACCCCCCGGTCCGTCGAGAAGATGGGCACCACCCGCTGGTACACCACCAAGCGGATGTTCTGGGTGGAGCCGGTCACCGGCGCGCCGGTCAACGGCCAGGAGATCCACCAGGAGGAGCTGCGCGGCGGCCAACTGCTGCCCGGCGGCGGCAAGGTCACCGCGTTCGCCGGCCATGTGAAGATGCGCGGCGACTACATCGACTCCACCGTGGCCCTGGTGACCTCTCAGCGCACCCTCGTCCTCCTGCTCACCCGCTACCTCCCCTGGGGATTCCTCGTCCTCGGCGCCGCGTTGCTCGCCCTGAGCCTGCACCTCGAAGCCCGCGGCCGCCGCCCTCGCACCCCGGCCGGCAAGGCGCCCGCCCCCGCGCCGCCGTCGTCCGGCGACGGCGTTGTCAGTGCCGGGCCGTAA
- a CDS encoding SPW_0924 family protein, with protein MRALTAAAAGLAAALALVFTLAAIGAPRGTTSPKPLLTTVPKHP; from the coding sequence ATGCGCGCCCTGACAGCAGCCGCGGCCGGACTGGCCGCGGCGCTCGCCCTCGTGTTCACCCTCGCGGCGATCGGCGCACCCCGCGGCACGACCTCGCCCAAGCCGCTGCTGACCACCGTCCCCAAGCACCCCTGA
- a CDS encoding lytic transglycosylase — translation MAATFRRRLRRGAASTAVAAVVLAALTASQAPAATEDSAAKGQKPTPPADTPIDGGSAYFTDRPPVHRPVPPRDTHHTGQGPALGTGPAEAGLPATVLAAYKKAASAVGASDPGCRLPWQLLAGIGKVESGQARGGAVDAEGATLQPILGPQLNGHGFALIKDTDGGRYDGDLTHDRAVGPMQFIPSTWSNGGPNGTGWGADGNGDGKKDPHNVFDAALAAGRYLCAGGRDLSVQGDLDRAILGYNASEEYLRTVLSWYAFYRKGTHEVPDGRGVLPVHRDGAGTSGGHSGGRTGDATRPHHSSPAPGRHTGSGGPGTGTPNRPGEPGGSGGTGHTPGGNTGKPTPKPTPKPTPKPTPKPPTEPTRLATLERVGDKDLSAVAGAEFAASPQVRAKDAAGKAVAGAPVRFTLPKTTGARFPGNATSVTVPTDKDGLATAPTLRAGDTAGAFTIRATAVGRTAPAVAFGATVKAKPAPKADKLRRTSDKELTATAGQAFAEDAVEVKATYQGKIAPGAAVTATMVTDDPEQPEENDKGPYFKDPAATGDDKDKPVRTLTGLTTDAHGLLKLPKIYTDTHAGTFLLRLTTADGAVLTIKLKVAAPAGS, via the coding sequence ATGGCAGCCACATTCCGAAGGCGGCTCCGGAGGGGAGCGGCCTCGACAGCGGTGGCGGCCGTGGTGCTCGCCGCCCTGACCGCCTCTCAGGCGCCCGCCGCCACCGAGGACTCGGCCGCCAAGGGACAGAAGCCCACGCCACCCGCCGACACCCCCATCGACGGTGGTTCGGCGTACTTCACCGACCGGCCGCCCGTCCACCGGCCGGTACCGCCGCGCGATACGCACCACACCGGCCAGGGCCCCGCCCTCGGCACCGGGCCCGCCGAAGCCGGTCTGCCCGCCACCGTCCTGGCCGCGTACAAGAAGGCCGCCTCGGCGGTCGGCGCATCCGATCCGGGCTGCCGTCTGCCCTGGCAACTGCTCGCCGGAATCGGGAAGGTCGAGTCCGGACAGGCGCGCGGCGGTGCCGTCGACGCCGAGGGCGCCACCCTTCAGCCGATACTCGGCCCGCAGCTCAACGGCCACGGTTTCGCCCTGATCAAGGACACCGACGGCGGCCGCTACGACGGCGACCTCACCCACGACCGTGCCGTGGGCCCGATGCAGTTCATCCCCTCCACCTGGTCCAACGGCGGTCCCAACGGCACCGGTTGGGGAGCCGACGGCAACGGCGACGGCAAGAAGGACCCCCACAACGTCTTCGACGCCGCCCTCGCCGCGGGCCGCTATCTCTGCGCCGGCGGCCGCGATCTGTCGGTCCAGGGCGACCTGGACCGGGCGATCCTCGGCTACAACGCGTCCGAGGAGTATCTGCGGACGGTGCTGTCCTGGTACGCGTTCTACCGCAAGGGCACCCACGAGGTCCCGGACGGCCGGGGCGTCCTCCCGGTGCACCGCGACGGCGCCGGCACGTCCGGCGGCCACAGCGGCGGCCGTACCGGCGACGCCACACGCCCCCACCACAGCTCTCCCGCACCGGGCCGGCATACGGGGTCCGGCGGACCGGGCACCGGCACGCCGAACCGCCCCGGAGAGCCCGGGGGTTCGGGCGGCACCGGCCACACCCCGGGCGGCAATACGGGGAAGCCGACCCCGAAGCCCACGCCCAAGCCGACCCCGAAGCCCACGCCCAAGCCGCCCACCGAGCCCACCCGGCTCGCCACTCTCGAACGGGTCGGCGACAAGGACTTGAGCGCCGTCGCCGGCGCCGAGTTCGCCGCCTCGCCGCAGGTGCGCGCCAAGGACGCCGCCGGCAAGGCCGTCGCCGGCGCCCCGGTCCGCTTCACCCTGCCCAAGACCACCGGCGCCCGCTTCCCCGGCAACGCCACCTCTGTCACCGTCCCGACGGACAAGGACGGCCTCGCCACCGCTCCCACACTGCGCGCGGGCGACACGGCCGGCGCCTTCACCATCCGGGCCACCGCCGTGGGCCGTACCGCCCCCGCCGTCGCCTTCGGCGCCACCGTCAAGGCCAAGCCGGCCCCGAAGGCCGACAAGCTCCGCCGCACCTCGGACAAGGAGCTGACGGCGACCGCGGGGCAGGCCTTCGCCGAGGACGCGGTCGAGGTCAAGGCGACCTACCAGGGCAAGATCGCGCCGGGCGCGGCGGTCACCGCGACCATGGTCACCGACGACCCGGAGCAGCCCGAGGAGAACGACAAGGGCCCCTACTTCAAGGACCCCGCGGCCACCGGCGACGACAAGGACAAGCCGGTCCGCACCCTCACCGGGCTCACCACCGACGCCCACGGCCTGCTGAAGCTCCCGAAGATCTACACCGATACGCACGCCGGTACGTTCCTGCTGCGGCTGACCACCGCCGACGGCGCCGTACTCACCATCAAGCTGAAGGTCGCCGCCCCGGCCGGTTCCTGA
- a CDS encoding DUF4184 family protein codes for MPFTLSHAAAVLPAMRRTGAARGPLVASALVAGSFAPDMTYYAAGAVPGAMEFGEVTHALPGVLTVDVLFTAALVGIWLLLREPLLALLPRRRQGPLHALLRGRPWRPRGARELAALVGGFLLSAVLGAASHVVWDAFTHPGRWGTRLVPGLDRVVGGLPVCTYLQYGTSALALVAMGAFVWPALRGRGGGAAAAGAPVPVAVPVLTMRLRLLLSAPLVLCVVVGAVHRVLRARAVYGPAAAAADYLPSALFGAGAGLALGLPLFAVAVRLLHRRALRTRATGGTGRPPLPAAQPAPRAVTPSGAAAASPDASARAE; via the coding sequence ATGCCGTTCACGCTCAGTCACGCCGCCGCCGTGCTCCCCGCCATGCGGCGGACCGGCGCGGCACGTGGTCCGTTGGTCGCCTCGGCGCTCGTGGCGGGTTCGTTCGCCCCGGACATGACCTACTACGCGGCCGGTGCGGTGCCGGGCGCCATGGAGTTCGGCGAGGTCACCCACGCGCTGCCCGGCGTGCTGACCGTGGACGTCCTGTTCACCGCGGCGCTCGTCGGCATCTGGCTGCTGCTGCGCGAACCGCTGCTGGCGCTGCTGCCCCGGCGCCGGCAGGGTCCGCTCCACGCCCTCCTGCGCGGGCGGCCCTGGCGCCCCCGAGGTGCCCGCGAACTCGCCGCTCTCGTGGGCGGGTTCCTCCTCTCCGCGGTGCTCGGGGCGGCGAGCCATGTCGTCTGGGACGCCTTCACCCACCCGGGCCGCTGGGGCACCCGGCTGGTTCCCGGACTGGACCGGGTGGTGGGCGGCCTGCCGGTCTGTACGTATCTCCAGTACGGCACCTCGGCACTCGCGCTGGTGGCGATGGGCGCGTTCGTGTGGCCGGCCCTCCGGGGGCGGGGCGGCGGCGCGGCGGCTGCCGGGGCGCCCGTACCGGTCGCGGTGCCGGTGCTGACCATGCGGCTGCGGCTGCTGCTGTCCGCCCCGCTCGTGCTGTGCGTAGTGGTCGGCGCCGTGCACCGTGTGCTGCGGGCCCGCGCCGTATACGGTCCCGCGGCGGCCGCGGCCGACTACCTTCCGTCCGCGCTCTTCGGCGCCGGGGCCGGCCTCGCCCTCGGGCTGCCGCTCTTCGCGGTGGCCGTACGGCTGCTGCACCGCCGCGCCCTCCGCACCCGGGCGACGGGCGGCACCGGCCGGCCACCGCTGCCCGCGGCGCAGCCCGCGCCCCGGGCGGTGACGCCGTCGGGTGCCGCAGCAGCGTCGCCGGACGCCTCGGCCCGCGCCGAGTGA
- a CDS encoding rhomboid-like protein, whose translation MRRAARALGTYVSRSPVTAGYAGLLLSTHLWCTAVLSTAQAQRVVLAVSTHLDNLHDRPLRVLAGSMLFFDGTLTEVTSEAFAGTLITLGLGVIVCLAWLERRYGPGRAYGIFVLGHLAATLLTVPLILVALAHGWYPDSVRHAPDFGISYGSEAVLATGALLLRRARWLAAAGVVAWPVLGADWSGGLPDFTTVGHLLAAAIGFGCGAFLLRAARRTALAPAPVPPPGPALVE comes from the coding sequence ATGCGCCGTGCGGCCCGAGCTCTGGGCACCTATGTCTCCCGCAGCCCGGTCACGGCCGGCTATGCCGGACTGCTGCTGTCGACCCATCTGTGGTGCACCGCGGTGCTGTCCACGGCACAGGCGCAGCGCGTGGTGCTCGCCGTCAGTACCCATCTGGACAATCTCCACGACCGTCCGCTCCGGGTGCTGGCGGGCAGCATGTTGTTCTTCGACGGCACGCTGACCGAGGTCACTTCGGAGGCCTTCGCCGGCACACTGATCACGCTCGGCCTCGGGGTCATCGTGTGCCTGGCGTGGCTGGAACGGCGCTACGGACCGGGGCGTGCCTACGGCATCTTCGTTCTGGGGCATCTCGCGGCCACGCTGCTCACCGTGCCGCTGATCCTTGTGGCCCTCGCCCACGGCTGGTACCCGGACAGCGTCCGGCACGCCCCTGACTTCGGCATCAGCTACGGGTCCGAGGCGGTGCTCGCGACGGGGGCGCTCCTGCTGCGCCGGGCGCGGTGGCTCGCCGCGGCCGGTGTCGTCGCCTGGCCGGTGCTCGGCGCCGACTGGAGCGGGGGGCTGCCCGACTTCACCACCGTCGGACATCTGCTGGCGGCCGCCATCGGCTTCGGCTGCGGCGCCTTCCTGCTGCGGGCCGCCCGGCGCACCGCCCTGGCCCCTGCCCCGGTGCCACCGCCCGGCCCGGCGCTCGTCGAGTAG